The following proteins come from a genomic window of Bactrocera tryoni isolate S06 chromosome 1, CSIRO_BtryS06_freeze2, whole genome shotgun sequence:
- the LOC120775039 gene encoding glycerophosphodiester phosphodiesterase 1, with product MRILNVLWTLLKMLYQLLWCSARLLSLLFNIFWFACNLASACIPWMTLVLMVACVGSKFAKLRSPDEKRLLRLLGGCAPEELTYWPIANRGAGYDAPENSRAAIKKCVARGYRNILLEASLTACGEIVIVNRTTLERAGLLGGIAQYTLDELRKLNITELHPLGSQFEAEQILTLKELLLILEEEHRITIFLHILDNSVRMLEQLRAAIKSNAQFTSRTILISRSPYAIYQLRKSRPELICGLWTEKSLSLALLKASTLITSIYGAFFRNIIAPVIGISVVFVSKEEFNLHIAELWRNVGVRPLVYNVNSPNEKRYFQKTMKTQYLTDSLRSEPHLLMKA from the exons ATGAGAATCCTGAACGTATTGTGGACGCTGCTGAAAATGCTCTACCAACTGTTATGGTGTTCGGCGCGACTACTTTCCCtgctctttaatattttttggtttgccTGCAATCTTGCCTCGGCCTGTATCCCCTGGATGACGTTGGTGCTGATGGTCGCTTGTGTGGGTTCTAAGTTCGCTAAATTACGTAGTCCGGATGAAAAACGATTGCTTAGATTACTTGGCGGTTGTGCACCGGAAGAACTAACTTACTGGCCTATAGCTAACCGCGGTGCGGGTTATGATGCTCCCGAAAACTCCAGAGCAGCAATCAAAAAG TGTGTGGCACGTGGCTATCGAAACATACTGCTGGAGGCCAGTTTGACAGCGTGTGGTGAAATAGTGATAGTAAATCGCACAACTTTAGAACGAGCCGGATTGTTAGGTGGTATTGCACAATATACATTGGACGAATTACGCAAATTGAATATAACAGAGCTACATCCTTTAGG ctcACAATTTGAAGCTGAACAAATACTTACGCTTAAAGAattattgctaattttggaGGAAGAACACCGCATAactatatttttacacattttggaCAACAGTGTACGCATGTTGGAACAGTTGAGAGCTGCAATCAAATCTAATGCACAATTCACATCACGCACAATACTCATTAGTCGTTCACCATACGCTATTTATCAG TTACGTAAATCACGACCGGAATTGATTTGCGGACTCTGGACGGAGAAATCGCTTTCATTGGCACTTTTGAAGGCGTCAACACTCATAACATCGATTTATGGCGCTTTTTTTCGTAATATCATTGCGCCTGTAATCGGAATTAGTGTTGTTTTTGTCAGCAAGGAAGAATTCAATCT tcACATTGCTGAGTTATGGCGGAACGTAGGTGTTCGTCCACTAGTATATAATGTAAATTCACCCAACGAGAAACGCTATTTTCAAAAGACGATGAAAACCCAATATTTAACCGATTCCTTACGCTCTGAACCTCATCTGCTAATGAAAGCTTAA
- the LOC120775045 gene encoding GTP-binding protein Rheb homolog — protein MPLKERNIAMMGYSSVGKSSLCIQFVEGQFVDSYDPTIENTFTKIARVNSQDYDVKVVDTAGQDEYSIFPVQYSMDFHGYVLVYSITSQKSFEVIKIIYEKLLDVMGKKYVPVVLVGNKTDLHQERMVSTEEGRKLAESWRAIFLETSAKQNESVADIFHRLLISIESENGNPQEKSNCIIS, from the exons ATGCCACTCAAGGAACGCAATATTGCCATGATGGGTTACAGCTCTGTGG GCAAATCATCATTGTGCATACAATTTGTTGAGGGTCAATTTGTGGACTCCTACGATCCGACAATTGAGAACA CCTTTACGAAAATAGCTCGAGTGAATTCGCAGGACTACGATGTCAAAGTTGTTGATACAGCTGGACAAGATGAGTACAGCATATTCCCTGTGCAATATAGCATGGACTTCCACGGATATGTTCTTGTCTATTCGATAACCAGTCAAAAGTCTTTTGAAGTGatcaaaattatctacgaaaaGTTGTTGGATGTAATGGGaaagaaata TGTACCTGTTGTATTAGTTGGAAACAAAACCGATCTACACCAAGAGCGCATGGTGTCTACTGAAGAAGGGCGTAAATTAGCTGAATCATGGCGAGCTATATTTTTGGAAACTTCAGCTAAGCAAAATGAG TCTGTTGCTGACATATTTCATCGACTTCTCATATCCATTGAGAGTGAAAATGGTAATCCACAGGAAAAGAGCAATTGCATTATTTCGTGA